TGGCCGCTCTGATTGGCTGATTGATCCGTCCGCTTACGCCATCCCTCAATACGTTGCCGACATGCTGGTGCTGATTGCCCGTTTGCAGCCAGCACGGCTGGATTGGGTGGGCACGTCCATGGGCGGTTTGATTGCCTTGGGCTTGCAAGGGGGGCAGGCGATGTCAGCCTTGCTGCGTCCGGCTCGTCCCGGTCCAGGTCTGGGTGCCGAGCCCTTGCAGTTGCCTTTGGGGCGTGTTGTTTTGAACGATGTAGGCCCCGCGCTGGATATGACAGGCCTGCAGCGCATCAGCGAGTACGTTGGCCAGTCCGTGCTGTTTGATACCTTCGAGCAGGCGGTGGAATATGTGCGTTCTGTCTCGGCTTCCTTCGGAGAGCACTCCGCCGAGGAGTGGGCGGATATGTCCCGTCATGTATTTGTGGAACACGAAGGCAAATGGCGTCGCCATTACGATTTGCGCCTGTCGCAAGCCTTTGCTCAGCAGGCAGATGTGGATCTGGAGGCTGCACAGGCTTTGTTGTGGGCTGCCTATGAAGGCTTGCCGGACAAGGTTCTGATTGTGCGCGGGCAGCAGTCGGATCTCTTGACGGCAGAGGTCGTTCAGGAAATGTTGCAGCGCAATCCCAACTCGCAACTGGTGACCATTCCCAATGTGGGCCATGCGCCCATGCTGCGTAATGCCGAGCAAATCGACCACATCGACTACTTTCTTGCTGGATAGCCCCCTATGAGTGTTCAGGCCCGCTTGCCCGTTGATTTGCATTGCCATTCCATTTATTCAGATGGCGTGCTCAGTCCCGCGGAGCTGGCCGCGCGTGCGCATGCTAACGGGG
This genomic window from Alcaligenes faecalis contains:
- a CDS encoding alpha/beta fold hydrolase, giving the protein MCASASGTHRMAYWEWGDPTNDQVLMCVHGLTRTGRDFDQLAQRLSKRYRVVAPDIVGRGRSDWLIDPSAYAIPQYVADMLVLIARLQPARLDWVGTSMGGLIALGLQGGQAMSALLRPARPGPGLGAEPLQLPLGRVVLNDVGPALDMTGLQRISEYVGQSVLFDTFEQAVEYVRSVSASFGEHSAEEWADMSRHVFVEHEGKWRRHYDLRLSQAFAQQADVDLEAAQALLWAAYEGLPDKVLIVRGQQSDLLTAEVVQEMLQRNPNSQLVTIPNVGHAPMLRNAEQIDHIDYFLAG